In the Candidatus Palauibacter scopulicola genome, one interval contains:
- the galK gene encoding galactokinase produces MTVEAADRPERPALVILAAGQSTRFGRPKQLEPVGPGGGSLLEYAVYDAVRAGFGRFVLVVRESQRDEFETRLAPVRAAGISLSFARQRLADADLVPLPPPGRVRPWGTGFAVLSAATSLSRRAPFAVCNADDFYGRIAYEGLAHALAAPPPGIRAFAVTYSLADTLSAFGGVSRGLCEEGPDGTLLRMTEGLDLRLDGGAQRTGGGADAAVVRPDVVGCTPSGAAIRVGADSQACMGLWGFFPDILPLLEERFRDFVAASPGTEDEFYLSETVSNLVVAERTRCGLVPAGKGWKGVTFPGDHEGVAVWLRQLTEAGAYPVDLWTPYAHAKPVRSAQASLFGPPQALPSGVATAPGRINLIGEHIDYNGLPVLPMALDRHVNVDFEAVAHSTVELEGDSDHGSFAFRLERATESAPQGHWSNYVRAAARGLLDHGVELKRGIRGTVTGTVPVAEGLSSSSALVVASALALLHANEEQVEALELAALLARAERHVGLQGGGMDQAASLCGKEGHALRIDFEPLRVTPAPVPEGWRWIVASSLTRAEKAGAVRELYNERRAQCAEALERVGRTSWLEVMEADQAEFATVLAGARKSLPLTLSRRFRHVATEGRRVIEAERALRDGEMASFGRLMNESHASLRDDFGVSTPALDEIVGVARDAGAAGARLTGAGFGGCAVALCGANEAKAVIEALIDRFYAPRGGVGRRALFVADASDGATVTSEGGVTCSD; encoded by the coding sequence ATGACCGTGGAGGCGGCCGACCGGCCGGAACGGCCGGCCTTGGTGATCCTTGCCGCCGGGCAATCCACCCGGTTCGGTCGCCCCAAGCAGCTCGAACCGGTGGGGCCGGGCGGCGGGTCGCTGCTCGAGTACGCCGTGTACGACGCCGTGCGCGCGGGCTTCGGGCGTTTCGTGCTCGTCGTGCGCGAGAGCCAGCGCGATGAGTTCGAGACGCGCCTGGCGCCGGTGCGGGCGGCGGGGATCTCCCTCTCCTTCGCCCGCCAGCGTCTCGCCGACGCCGACCTCGTCCCGCTCCCCCCGCCCGGGCGCGTTCGGCCCTGGGGCACGGGATTCGCCGTGTTGTCCGCGGCGACCTCCCTGTCCCGCCGGGCCCCGTTCGCCGTGTGCAACGCGGACGACTTCTACGGGCGGATCGCGTACGAGGGCCTGGCACACGCGCTCGCGGCGCCGCCTCCGGGCATCCGTGCCTTCGCGGTGACCTACTCCCTGGCCGACACCCTGTCCGCTTTCGGCGGCGTGTCGCGCGGCCTGTGCGAAGAGGGGCCCGACGGCACGCTGCTCCGCATGACCGAGGGCCTCGACCTGCGCCTCGACGGCGGCGCGCAGCGGACGGGCGGAGGCGCCGATGCCGCCGTGGTCCGGCCCGACGTCGTCGGGTGCACGCCCTCCGGCGCGGCGATCCGCGTGGGCGCGGACAGCCAGGCGTGCATGGGCCTGTGGGGCTTCTTCCCCGACATCCTGCCGTTGCTGGAGGAGCGCTTCCGGGATTTCGTCGCTGCCTCCCCCGGGACCGAGGACGAGTTCTACCTGTCGGAAACCGTGAGCAACCTGGTGGTCGCCGAACGAACGCGTTGCGGCCTGGTGCCCGCAGGCAAGGGGTGGAAGGGCGTCACCTTCCCCGGAGACCACGAGGGCGTCGCCGTCTGGCTCCGGCAACTCACGGAGGCGGGCGCGTACCCCGTCGACCTCTGGACGCCGTACGCCCACGCGAAGCCGGTGCGCTCGGCGCAGGCGTCGCTCTTCGGTCCACCGCAGGCGTTGCCCAGTGGCGTCGCGACCGCTCCGGGGCGCATCAACCTGATCGGCGAGCACATCGACTACAACGGCCTGCCGGTGCTGCCAATGGCTCTCGACCGACACGTCAACGTGGACTTCGAGGCGGTGGCGCACTCGACGGTCGAACTCGAAGGCGATTCCGACCATGGTTCGTTCGCCTTTCGGCTGGAGCGCGCCACGGAATCCGCACCCCAGGGCCACTGGTCGAACTACGTGCGGGCCGCGGCCCGGGGGTTGCTCGACCACGGCGTCGAACTGAAGCGAGGCATCCGGGGCACGGTCACGGGCACCGTACCGGTGGCGGAGGGGCTGTCGTCCTCCTCCGCCCTCGTGGTCGCGTCCGCGCTGGCGCTGTTGCACGCGAACGAAGAGCAGGTGGAGGCACTGGAACTGGCGGCGCTCCTCGCCCGGGCCGAGCGCCATGTCGGCCTGCAGGGCGGCGGGATGGACCAGGCCGCGTCCCTCTGCGGAAAGGAAGGGCACGCGCTGCGGATCGACTTCGAACCGCTGCGCGTGACGCCGGCGCCGGTGCCGGAGGGCTGGCGGTGGATCGTCGCCTCGTCGTTGACGCGCGCGGAGAAGGCGGGCGCGGTCCGCGAGTTGTACAACGAGCGGCGGGCCCAGTGCGCGGAGGCCCTCGAGCGGGTGGGGCGAACCTCCTGGCTGGAGGTGATGGAAGCCGACCAAGCCGAGTTCGCCACCGTCCTGGCCGGGGCGCGGAAGTCGCTGCCGCTCACGTTGTCGAGGCGCTTTCGCCATGTGGCCACGGAGGGCCGGCGGGTGATCGAGGCCGAGCGCGCGCTTCGCGACGGTGAGATGGCCTCCTTCGGCCGCCTGATGAACGAATCGCACGCCAGCCTGCGCGATGACTTCGGCGTGAGCACGCCGGCGCTGGACGAGATCGTGGGGGTCGCCCGCGACGCGGGCGCGGCCGGGGCGCGGCTCACGGGCGCGGGATTCGGCGGCTGCGCGGTCGCGCTCTGCGGCGCGAACGAGGCGAAGGCCGTGATCGAGGCCCTGATCGATCGTTTCTACGCCCCCCGCGGAGGGGTCGGCCGCCGCGCCCTGTTCGTCGCCGACGCCTCCGACGGCGCCACCGTAACGAGCGAAGGAGGTGTCACGTGTTCCGATTGA